One window from the genome of Anopheles coluzzii chromosome X, AcolN3, whole genome shotgun sequence encodes:
- the LOC125907769 gene encoding autotransporter adhesin BpaC-like isoform X9, with the protein MDRYLLSCLLLVCMVLAYPSEIAAQRSRVCFAQSGDYTTATSIGFCSHAVYIALNPTSKAFVGILNPANDADDLLGGIRKFANLKKTYPYVDLYMGVLGSISAGNILWLNQQASRKTFIDLLITKMASYPEMSGVYLDFDGLTNLYQNWYALFVAELNTALTAKNLKLITALPWDASASGDIYYSSTLSTLPFNVIKTHEEMYSAVATTTTRPISPLFSLAAPFNDETKTIYNNVFRWVLKGFLTTQLVVSLPMYSLKFTTSGGSQFGSAMTAVTKDTYCNALLFGSKNTLGAPQAGEGFAYSTSTFYTYNTPASLVDKLQFVIATNMGGVGVYSLDQAGSQNAEMLRQVTSVLAPTPPASVSYPPVGDAMCGVPVTFPAPLTTTTVATTTAAVTTTAAATTTAAATTTAAATTTAAATTTAAATTTAAATTTAAATTTAAAASTTAAAGSTTAAGGSTTAAGGSTTATGGSTTAAGGSTTVAGGSTTAAGGSTTAAGGSTTAAGGSTTAAGGSTTAAGGSTTAAGGSTTVAGGSTTVAGGSTTAAGGSTTAAGGSTIAAGGSTTAAGGSTTAAGGSTTAAGGSTTAAGGSTTAAGGSTTAAGGSTTAAGGSTTAAGGSTTAAGGSTTAAGGSTTAAGGSTTAAGGSTTAAGGSTTVAGGSTTAAGGSTTAAGGSTTAAGGSTTAAGGSTTAAGGSTTTAGGSTTAAGGSTTAAGGSTTAAGGSTTAAGGSTTAAGGSTTAAGGSTTAAGGSTTAAGGSTTAAGGSTTAAGGSTTAAGGSTTAAGGSTTAAGGSTTAAGGSTTAAGGSTTAAGGSTTAAGGSTTAAGGSTTAAGGSTTAAGGSTTPSNSASSTTPSTGASSTTPSTAGTTIAASPATCNITVKEDYGTLVAEYCTNLKAIASYMQGATCGVVA; encoded by the exons ATGGATCGCTATCTACTGTCATGCTTGTTGCTCGTGTGTATGGTGCTGG CCTACCCTTCGGAGATAGCGGCTCAAA GGTCACGCGTCTGTTTCGCTCAGTCTGGCGACTACACCACTGCCACATCGATAGGCTTCTGCTCGCATGCAGTCTACATTGCACTGAACCCGACCTCTAAAGCCTTTGTGGGGATACTAAACCCTGCCAACGATGCAGATGATCTGCTAG GCGGTATCAGAAAGTTCGCTAATCTCAAAAAGACATACCCCTACGTGGACTTGTACATGGGCGTGTTGGGAAGTATTTCTGCGGGAAACATTCTGTGGCTGAATCAGCAAGCATCGCGTAAAACGTTTATCGATCTGCTTATTACAAAGATGGCATCGTATCCTGAAATGAGCGGCGTCTACTTGGATTTCGATGGGCTCACCAATTTGTACCAG AATTGGTATGCTCTGTTCGTTGCTGAGTTAAATACGGCTCTTACCGCTAAGAACCTGAAGCTTATTACCGCCTTACCGTGGGATGCAAGTGCGAGTGGCGATATTTACTACAGCTCAACCCTCTCCACTCTGCCGTTCAACGTGATCAAAACGCACGAGGAAATGTACTCAGCGGTCGCTACCACTACCACGCGCCCGATCAGCCCGCTGTTTTCACTGGCCGCACCGTTTAAcgacgaaacgaaaacaatc TATAACAATGTGTTTCGGTGGGTGTTGAAGGGATTTTTGACAACCCAGCTCGTTGTTAGCTTGCCTATGTACAGTTTGAAATTTACTACATCAGGTGGATCACAATTTGGTTCTGCTATGACCGCTGTTACAAAGGATACATATTGTAAC GCTTTGTTATTTGGATCGAAAAATACTCTTGGAGCGCCCCAAGCCGGGGAAGGCTTTGCCTACAGCACATCCACGTTTTACACTTACAACACTCCCGCATCTCTTGTCGATAAGCTACAGTTTGTTATAGCAACCAACATGGGCGGTGTAGGCGTATATTCGCTAGATCAAGCTGGTAGCCAAAATGCTGAAATGCTTCGTCAGGTGACAAGCGTTCTAGCACCAACACCACCCGCCTCAGTATCATACCCTCCAGTAGGAGATGCGATGTGTGGTGTTCCGGTTACGTTTCCAGCACCGCTAACAACGACAACAGTTGCAACGACTACTGCTGCAGTCACCACTACTGCTGCAGCCACCACTACTGCTGCAGCCACCACTACTGCTGCAGCCACCACTACTGCTGCAGCCACCACTACTGCTGCAGCCACCACTACTGCTGCAGCCACCACTACTGCTGCAGCCACCActactgctgcagctgcaagtaccactgctgctgcaggaagtaccactgctgcaggaggaagtaccactgctgctggaggtAGTACCACTGCTACAGGAGGAAGCACAACTGCTGCTGGCGGTAGTACCACTGTTGCTGGCGGTAGTaccactgctgctggcggtagtaccactgctgctggcggtagtaccactgctgctggaggaagcacaactgctgctggcggtagtactactgctgctggaggtagtaccactgctgctggaggaagCACCACTGTTGCAGGAGGAAGCACAACTGTTGCAGGAGGAAGTACAACTGCTGCAGGAGGAAGCAcaactgctgctggaggaagTACTATTGCTGCTGGAGGAAGTACTACTGCTGCAGGAGGAAGCACAACTGCTGCAGGAGGAAGCACAACTGCTGCTGGCGGTAGTACCACTGCTGCAGGAGGTAGTaccactgctgctggaggaagTACTACTGCTGCAGGAGGAAGCAcaactgctgctggag gaagcacaactgctgctggaggaagCACAACAGCTGCAGGAGGTAGTACTACTGCTGCAGGAGGAAGTACAACTGCTGCAGGAGGTAGTaccactgctgctggcggTAGTACCACTGCAGCTGGAGGAAGTACTACTGTTGCAGGAGGAAGCAcaactgctgctggaggtAGTACCACTGCTGCAGGAGGAAGCACAACTGCTGCAGGAGGAAGCACAACTGCTGCAGGAGGTAGTACCACTGCTGCAGGAGGTAGTACTACTACTGCAGGAGGAAGTACAACTGCTGCAGGAGGTAGTaccactgctgctggcggTAGTACCACTGCAGCTGGAGGAAGCACAACTGCTGCAGGAGGAAGCACAACTGCTGCAGGAGGAagtacaacagcagcaggaggtaGTACAACTGCTGCAGGAGGTAGTACCACTGCGGCAGGAGGAAGTACCACTGCTGCAGGAGGAAGTACTACTGCTGCAGGAGGAAGCAcaactgctgctggaggtAGTACCACTGCTGCAGGAGGAAGTaccactgctgctggag GAAGTACCACTGCTGCAGGAGGAAGTACAACTGCTGCAGGAGGTAGTACCACTGCTGCAGGAGGAAGTACCACTGCTGCAGGAGGAAGTACCACTGCTGCAGGAGGTAGTACAACAGCTGCTGGTGGTAGCaccactgctgctggaggaagCACTACTCCATCAAACTCAGCATCGTCAACTACGCCATCAACCGGTGCATCATCAACCACGCCTTCCACGGCAGGTACAACGATCGCTGCATCGCCTGCTACCTGCAATATTACGGTGAAGGAAGATTACGGAACTCTGGTCGCGGAATACTGTACGAACTTAAAGGCGATTGCATCGTACATGCAAGGAGCTACCTGTGGTGTAGTGGCTTAA
- the LOC125907769 gene encoding autotransporter adhesin BpaC-like isoform X13: MDRYLLSCLLLVCMVLAYPSEIAAQRSRVCFAQSGDYTTATSIGFCSHAVYIALNPTSKAFVGILNPANDADDLLGGIRKFANLKKTYPYVDLYMGVLGSISAGNILWLNQQASRKTFIDLLITKMASYPEMSGVYLDFDGLTNLYQNWYALFVAELNTALTAKNLKLITALPWDASASGDIYYSSTLSTLPFNVIKTHEEMYSAVATTTTRPISPLFSLAAPFNDETKTIYNNVFRWVLKGFLTTQLVVSLPMYSLKFTTSGGSQFGSAMTAVTKDTYCNALLFGSKNTLGAPQAGEGFAYSTSTFYTYNTPASLVDKLQFVIATNMGGVGVYSLDQAGSQNAEMLRQVTSVLAPTPPASVSYPPVGDAMCGVPVTFPAPLTTTTVATTTAAVTTTAAATTTAAATTTAAATTTAAATTTAAATTTAAATTTAAATTTAAAASTTAAAGSTTAAGGSTTAAGGSTTATGGSTTAAGGSTTVAGGSTTAAGGSTTAAGGSTTAAGGSTTAAGGSTTAAGGSTTAAGGSTTVAGGSTTVAGGSTTAAGGSTTAAGGSTIAAGGSTTAAGGSTTAAGGSTTAAGGSTTAAGGSTTAAGGSTTAAGGSTTAAGGSTTAAGGSTTAAGGSITAAGGSTTAAGGSTTAAGGSTTAAGGSTTAAGGSTTAAGGSTTAAGGSTTVAGGSTTAAGGSTTAAGGSTTAAGGSTTAAGGSTTAAGGSTTAAGGSTTAAGGSTTAAGGSTTAAGGSTTAAGGSTTAAGGSTTAAGGSTTAAGGSTTAAGGSTTAAGGSTTAAGGSTTAAGGSTTAAGGSTTAAGGSTTAAGGSTTAAGGSTTPSNSASSTTPSTGASSTTPSTAGTTIAASPATCNITVKEDYGTLVAEYCTNLKAIASYMQGATCGVVA, encoded by the exons ATGGATCGCTATCTACTGTCATGCTTGTTGCTCGTGTGTATGGTGCTGG CCTACCCTTCGGAGATAGCGGCTCAAA GGTCACGCGTCTGTTTCGCTCAGTCTGGCGACTACACCACTGCCACATCGATAGGCTTCTGCTCGCATGCAGTCTACATTGCACTGAACCCGACCTCTAAAGCCTTTGTGGGGATACTAAACCCTGCCAACGATGCAGATGATCTGCTAG GCGGTATCAGAAAGTTCGCTAATCTCAAAAAGACATACCCCTACGTGGACTTGTACATGGGCGTGTTGGGAAGTATTTCTGCGGGAAACATTCTGTGGCTGAATCAGCAAGCATCGCGTAAAACGTTTATCGATCTGCTTATTACAAAGATGGCATCGTATCCTGAAATGAGCGGCGTCTACTTGGATTTCGATGGGCTCACCAATTTGTACCAG AATTGGTATGCTCTGTTCGTTGCTGAGTTAAATACGGCTCTTACCGCTAAGAACCTGAAGCTTATTACCGCCTTACCGTGGGATGCAAGTGCGAGTGGCGATATTTACTACAGCTCAACCCTCTCCACTCTGCCGTTCAACGTGATCAAAACGCACGAGGAAATGTACTCAGCGGTCGCTACCACTACCACGCGCCCGATCAGCCCGCTGTTTTCACTGGCCGCACCGTTTAAcgacgaaacgaaaacaatc TATAACAATGTGTTTCGGTGGGTGTTGAAGGGATTTTTGACAACCCAGCTCGTTGTTAGCTTGCCTATGTACAGTTTGAAATTTACTACATCAGGTGGATCACAATTTGGTTCTGCTATGACCGCTGTTACAAAGGATACATATTGTAAC GCTTTGTTATTTGGATCGAAAAATACTCTTGGAGCGCCCCAAGCCGGGGAAGGCTTTGCCTACAGCACATCCACGTTTTACACTTACAACACTCCCGCATCTCTTGTCGATAAGCTACAGTTTGTTATAGCAACCAACATGGGCGGTGTAGGCGTATATTCGCTAGATCAAGCTGGTAGCCAAAATGCTGAAATGCTTCGTCAGGTGACAAGCGTTCTAGCACCAACACCACCCGCCTCAGTATCATACCCTCCAGTAGGAGATGCGATGTGTGGTGTTCCGGTTACGTTTCCAGCACCGCTAACAACGACAACAGTTGCAACGACTACTGCTGCAGTCACCACTACTGCTGCAGCCACCACTACTGCTGCAGCCACCACTACTGCTGCAGCCACCACTACTGCTGCAGCCACCACTACTGCTGCAGCCACCACTACTGCTGCAGCCACCACTACTGCTGCAGCCACCActactgctgcagctgcaagtaccactgctgctgcaggaagtaccactgctgcaggaggaagtaccactgctgctggaggtAGTACCACTGCTACAGGAGGAAGCACAACTGCTGCTGGCGGTAGTACCACTGTTGCTGGCGGTAGTaccactgctgctggcggtagtaccactgctgctggcggtagtaccactgctgctggaggaagcacaactgctgctggcggtagtactactgctgctggaggtagtaccactgctgctggaggaagCACCACTGTTGCAGGAGGAAGCACAACTGTTGCAGGAGGAAGTACAACTGCTGCAGGAGGAAGCAcaactgctgctggaggaagTACTATTGCTGCTGGAGGAAGTACTACTGCTGCAGGAGGAAGCACAACTGCTGCAGGAGGAAGCACAACTGCTGCTGGCGGTAGTACCACTGCTGCAGGAGGTAGTaccactgctgctggaggaagTACTACTGCTGCAGGAGGAAGCAcaactgctgctggaggtAGTACCACTGCTGCAGGAGGAAGCACAACTGCTGCAGGAGGAAGCAtaactgctgctggaggaagcacaactgctgctggaggaagCACAACAGCTGCAGGAGGTAGTACTACTGCTGCAGGAGGAAGTACAACTGCTGCAGGAGGTAGTaccactgctgctggcggTAGTACCACTGCAGCTGGAGGAAGTACTACTGTTGCAGGAGGAAGCAcaactgctgctggaggtAGTACCACTGCTGCAGGAGGAAGCACAACTGCTGCAGGAGGAAGCACAACTGCTGCAGGAG GAAGCACAACTGCTGCAGGAGGAAGCACAACTGCTGCAGGAGGAagtacaacagcagcaggaggtaGTACAACTGCTGCAGGAGGTAGTACCACTGCGGCAGGAGGAAGTACCACTGCTGCAGGAGGAAGTACTACTGCTGCAGGAGGAAGCAcaactgctgctggaggtAGTACCACTGCTGCAGGAGGAAGTaccactgctgctggag GAAGTACCACTGCTGCAGGAGGAAGTACAACTGCTGCAGGAGGTAGTACCACTGCTGCAGGAGGAAGTACCACTGCTGCAGGAGGAAGTACCACTGCTGCAGGAGGTAGTACAACAGCTGCTGGTGGTAGCaccactgctgctggaggaagCACTACTCCATCAAACTCAGCATCGTCAACTACGCCATCAACCGGTGCATCATCAACCACGCCTTCCACGGCAGGTACAACGATCGCTGCATCGCCTGCTACCTGCAATATTACGGTGAAGGAAGATTACGGAACTCTGGTCGCGGAATACTGTACGAACTTAAAGGCGATTGCATCGTACATGCAAGGAGCTACCTGTGGTGTAGTGGCTTAA
- the LOC125907769 gene encoding autotransporter adhesin BpaC-like isoform X15: protein MDRYLLSCLLLVCMVLAYPSEIAAQRSRVCFAQSGDYTTATSIGFCSHAVYIALNPTSKAFVGILNPANDADDLLGGIRKFANLKKTYPYVDLYMGVLGSISAGNILWLNQQASRKTFIDLLITKMASYPEMSGVYLDFDGLTNLYQNWYALFVAELNTALTAKNLKLITALPWDASASGDIYYSSTLSTLPFNVIKTHEEMYSAVATTTTRPISPLFSLAAPFNDETKTIYNNVFRWVLKGFLTTQLVVSLPMYSLKFTTSGGSQFGSAMTAVTKDTYCNALLFGSKNTLGAPQAGEGFAYSTSTFYTYNTPASLVDKLQFVIATNMGGVGVYSLDQAGSQNAEMLRQVTSVLAPTPPASVSYPPVGDAMCGVPVTFPAPLTTTTVATTTAAVTTTAAATTTAAATTTAAATTTAAATTTAAATTTAAATTTAAATTTAAAASTTAAAGSTTAAGGSTTAAGGSTTATGGSTTAAGGSTTVAGGSTTAAGGSTTAAGGSTTAAGGSTTAAGGSTTAAGGSTTAAGGSTTVAGGSTTVAGGSTTAAGGSTTAAGGSTIAAGGSTTAAGGSTTAAGGSTTAAGGSTTAAGGSTTAAGGSTTAAGGSTTAAGGSTTAAGGSTTAAGGSTTVAGGSTTAAGGSTTAAGGSTTAAGGSTTAAGGSTTAAGGSTTTAGGSTTAAGGSTTAAGGSTTAAGGSTTAAGGSTTAAGGSTTAAGGSTTAAGGSTTAAGGSTTAAGGSTTAAGGSTTAAGGSTTAAGGSTTAAGGSTTAAGGSTTAAGGSTTAAGGSTTAAGGSTTAAGGSTTAAGGSTTAAGGSTTPSNSASSTTPSTGASSTTPSTAGTTIAASPATCNITVKEDYGTLVAEYCTNLKAIASYMQGATCGVVA from the exons ATGGATCGCTATCTACTGTCATGCTTGTTGCTCGTGTGTATGGTGCTGG CCTACCCTTCGGAGATAGCGGCTCAAA GGTCACGCGTCTGTTTCGCTCAGTCTGGCGACTACACCACTGCCACATCGATAGGCTTCTGCTCGCATGCAGTCTACATTGCACTGAACCCGACCTCTAAAGCCTTTGTGGGGATACTAAACCCTGCCAACGATGCAGATGATCTGCTAG GCGGTATCAGAAAGTTCGCTAATCTCAAAAAGACATACCCCTACGTGGACTTGTACATGGGCGTGTTGGGAAGTATTTCTGCGGGAAACATTCTGTGGCTGAATCAGCAAGCATCGCGTAAAACGTTTATCGATCTGCTTATTACAAAGATGGCATCGTATCCTGAAATGAGCGGCGTCTACTTGGATTTCGATGGGCTCACCAATTTGTACCAG AATTGGTATGCTCTGTTCGTTGCTGAGTTAAATACGGCTCTTACCGCTAAGAACCTGAAGCTTATTACCGCCTTACCGTGGGATGCAAGTGCGAGTGGCGATATTTACTACAGCTCAACCCTCTCCACTCTGCCGTTCAACGTGATCAAAACGCACGAGGAAATGTACTCAGCGGTCGCTACCACTACCACGCGCCCGATCAGCCCGCTGTTTTCACTGGCCGCACCGTTTAAcgacgaaacgaaaacaatc TATAACAATGTGTTTCGGTGGGTGTTGAAGGGATTTTTGACAACCCAGCTCGTTGTTAGCTTGCCTATGTACAGTTTGAAATTTACTACATCAGGTGGATCACAATTTGGTTCTGCTATGACCGCTGTTACAAAGGATACATATTGTAAC GCTTTGTTATTTGGATCGAAAAATACTCTTGGAGCGCCCCAAGCCGGGGAAGGCTTTGCCTACAGCACATCCACGTTTTACACTTACAACACTCCCGCATCTCTTGTCGATAAGCTACAGTTTGTTATAGCAACCAACATGGGCGGTGTAGGCGTATATTCGCTAGATCAAGCTGGTAGCCAAAATGCTGAAATGCTTCGTCAGGTGACAAGCGTTCTAGCACCAACACCACCCGCCTCAGTATCATACCCTCCAGTAGGAGATGCGATGTGTGGTGTTCCGGTTACGTTTCCAGCACCGCTAACAACGACAACAGTTGCAACGACTACTGCTGCAGTCACCACTACTGCTGCAGCCACCACTACTGCTGCAGCCACCACTACTGCTGCAGCCACCACTACTGCTGCAGCCACCACTACTGCTGCAGCCACCACTACTGCTGCAGCCACCACTACTGCTGCAGCCACCActactgctgcagctgcaagtaccactgctgctgcaggaagtaccactgctgcaggaggaagtaccactgctgctggaggtAGTACCACTGCTACAGGAGGAAGCACAACTGCTGCTGGCGGTAGTACCACTGTTGCTGGCGGTAGTaccactgctgctggcggtagtaccactgctgctggcggtagtaccactgctgctggaggaagcacaactgctgctggcggtagtactactgctgctggaggtagtaccactgctgctggaggaagCACCACTGTTGCAGGAGGAAGCACAACTGTTGCAGGAGGAAGTACAACTGCTGCAGGAGGAAGCAcaactgctgctggaggaagTACTATTGCTGCTGGAGGAAGTACTACTGCTGCAGGAGGAAGCACAACTGCTGCAGGAGGAAGCACAACTGCTGCTGGCG gaagcacaactgctgctggaggaagCACAACAGCTGCAGGAGGTAGTACTACTGCTGCAGGAGGAAGTACAACTGCTGCAGGAGGTAGTaccactgctgctggcggTAGTACCACTGCAGCTGGAGGAAGTACTACTGTTGCAGGAGGAAGCAcaactgctgctggaggtAGTACCACTGCTGCAGGAGGAAGCACAACTGCTGCAGGAGGAAGCACAACTGCTGCAGGAGGTAGTACCACTGCTGCAGGAGGTAGTACTACTACTGCAGGAGGAAGTACAACTGCTGCAGGAGGTAGTaccactgctgctggcggTAGTACCACTGCAGCTGGAGGAAGCACAACTGCTGCAGGAGGAAGCACAACTGCTGCAGGAGGAagtacaacagcagcaggaggtaGTACAACTGCTGCAGGAGGTAGTACCACTGCGGCAGGAGGAAGTACCACTGCTGCAGGAGGAAGTACTACTGCTGCAGGAGGAAGCAcaactgctgctggaggtAGTACCACTGCTGCAGGAGGAAGTaccactgctgctggag GAAGTACCACTGCTGCAGGAGGAAGTACAACTGCTGCAGGAGGTAGTACCACTGCTGCAGGAGGAAGTACCACTGCTGCAGGAGGAAGTACCACTGCTGCAGGAGGTAGTACAACAGCTGCTGGTGGTAGCaccactgctgctggaggaagCACTACTCCATCAAACTCAGCATCGTCAACTACGCCATCAACCGGTGCATCATCAACCACGCCTTCCACGGCAGGTACAACGATCGCTGCATCGCCTGCTACCTGCAATATTACGGTGAAGGAAGATTACGGAACTCTGGTCGCGGAATACTGTACGAACTTAAAGGCGATTGCATCGTACATGCAAGGAGCTACCTGTGGTGTAGTGGCTTAA
- the LOC125907769 gene encoding autotransporter adhesin BpaC-like isoform X5: MDRYLLSCLLLVCMVLAYPSEIAAQRSRVCFAQSGDYTTATSIGFCSHAVYIALNPTSKAFVGILNPANDADDLLGGIRKFANLKKTYPYVDLYMGVLGSISAGNILWLNQQASRKTFIDLLITKMASYPEMSGVYLDFDGLTNLYQNWYALFVAELNTALTAKNLKLITALPWDASASGDIYYSSTLSTLPFNVIKTHEEMYSAVATTTTRPISPLFSLAAPFNDETKTIYNNVFRWVLKGFLTTQLVVSLPMYSLKFTTSGGSQFGSAMTAVTKDTYCNALLFGSKNTLGAPQAGEGFAYSTSTFYTYNTPASLVDKLQFVIATNMGGVGVYSLDQAGSQNAEMLRQVTSVLAPTPPASVSYPPVGDAMCGVPVTFPAPLTTTTVATTTAAVTTTAAATTTAAATTTAAATTTAAATTTAAATTTAAATTTAAATTTAAAASTTAAAGSTTAAGGSTTAAGGSTTATGGSTTAAGGSTTVAGGSTTAAGGSTTAAGGSTTAAGGSTTAAGGSTTAAGGSTTAAGGSTTVAGGSTTVAGGSTTAAGGSTTAAGGSTIAAGGSTTAAGGSTTAAGGSTTAAGGSTTAAGGSTTAAGGSTTAAGGSTTAAGGSTTAAGGSTTAAGGSITAAGGSTTAAGGSTTAAGGSTTAAGGSTTAAGGSTTAAGGSTTAAGGSTTVAGGSTTAAGGSTTAAGGSTTAAGGSTTTAGGSTTAAGGSTTAAGGSTTAAGGSTTAAGGSTTAAGGSTTAAGGSTTAAGGSTTAAGGSTTAAGGSTTAAGGSTTAAGGSTTAAGGSTTAAGGSTTAAGGSTTAAGGSTTAAGGSTTAAGGSTTAAGGSTTAAGGSTTAAGGSTTPSNSASSTTPSTGASSTTPSTAGTTIAASPATCNITVKEDYGTLVAEYCTNLKAIASYMQGATCGVVA, translated from the exons ATGGATCGCTATCTACTGTCATGCTTGTTGCTCGTGTGTATGGTGCTGG CCTACCCTTCGGAGATAGCGGCTCAAA GGTCACGCGTCTGTTTCGCTCAGTCTGGCGACTACACCACTGCCACATCGATAGGCTTCTGCTCGCATGCAGTCTACATTGCACTGAACCCGACCTCTAAAGCCTTTGTGGGGATACTAAACCCTGCCAACGATGCAGATGATCTGCTAG GCGGTATCAGAAAGTTCGCTAATCTCAAAAAGACATACCCCTACGTGGACTTGTACATGGGCGTGTTGGGAAGTATTTCTGCGGGAAACATTCTGTGGCTGAATCAGCAAGCATCGCGTAAAACGTTTATCGATCTGCTTATTACAAAGATGGCATCGTATCCTGAAATGAGCGGCGTCTACTTGGATTTCGATGGGCTCACCAATTTGTACCAG AATTGGTATGCTCTGTTCGTTGCTGAGTTAAATACGGCTCTTACCGCTAAGAACCTGAAGCTTATTACCGCCTTACCGTGGGATGCAAGTGCGAGTGGCGATATTTACTACAGCTCAACCCTCTCCACTCTGCCGTTCAACGTGATCAAAACGCACGAGGAAATGTACTCAGCGGTCGCTACCACTACCACGCGCCCGATCAGCCCGCTGTTTTCACTGGCCGCACCGTTTAAcgacgaaacgaaaacaatc TATAACAATGTGTTTCGGTGGGTGTTGAAGGGATTTTTGACAACCCAGCTCGTTGTTAGCTTGCCTATGTACAGTTTGAAATTTACTACATCAGGTGGATCACAATTTGGTTCTGCTATGACCGCTGTTACAAAGGATACATATTGTAAC GCTTTGTTATTTGGATCGAAAAATACTCTTGGAGCGCCCCAAGCCGGGGAAGGCTTTGCCTACAGCACATCCACGTTTTACACTTACAACACTCCCGCATCTCTTGTCGATAAGCTACAGTTTGTTATAGCAACCAACATGGGCGGTGTAGGCGTATATTCGCTAGATCAAGCTGGTAGCCAAAATGCTGAAATGCTTCGTCAGGTGACAAGCGTTCTAGCACCAACACCACCCGCCTCAGTATCATACCCTCCAGTAGGAGATGCGATGTGTGGTGTTCCGGTTACGTTTCCAGCACCGCTAACAACGACAACAGTTGCAACGACTACTGCTGCAGTCACCACTACTGCTGCAGCCACCACTACTGCTGCAGCCACCACTACTGCTGCAGCCACCACTACTGCTGCAGCCACCACTACTGCTGCAGCCACCACTACTGCTGCAGCCACCACTACTGCTGCAGCCACCActactgctgcagctgcaagtaccactgctgctgcaggaagtaccactgctgcaggaggaagtaccactgctgctggaggtAGTACCACTGCTACAGGAGGAAGCACAACTGCTGCTGGCGGTAGTACCACTGTTGCTGGCGGTAGTaccactgctgctggcggtagtaccactgctgctggcggtagtaccactgctgctggaggaagcacaactgctgctggcggtagtactactgctgctggaggtagtaccactgctgctggaggaagCACCACTGTTGCAGGAGGAAGCACAACTGTTGCAGGAGGAAGTACAACTGCTGCAGGAGGAAGCAcaactgctgctggaggaagTACTATTGCTGCTGGAGGAAGTACTACTGCTGCAGGAGGAAGCACAACTGCTGCAGGAGGAAGCACAACTGCTGCTGGCGGTAGTACCACTGCTGCAGGAGGTAGTaccactgctgctggaggaagTACTACTGCTGCAGGAGGAAGCAcaactgctgctggaggtAGTACCACTGCTGCAGGAGGAAGCACAACTGCTGCAGGAGGAAGCAtaactgctgctggaggaagcacaactgctgctggaggaagCACAACAGCTGCAGGAGGTAGTACTACTGCTGCAGGAGGAAGTACAACTGCTGCAGGAGGTAGTaccactgctgctggcggTAGTACCACTGCAGCTGGAGGAAGTACTACTGTTGCAGGAGGAAGCAcaactgctgctggag GAAGCACAACTGCTGCAGGAGGTAGTACCACTGCTGCAGGAGGTAGTACTACTACTGCAGGAGGAAGTACAACTGCTGCAGGAGGTAGTaccactgctgctggcggTAGTACCACTGCAGCTGGAGGAAGCACAACTGCTGCAGGAGGAAGCACAACTGCTGCAGGAGGAagtacaacagcagcaggaggtaGTACAACTGCTGCAGGAGGTAGTACCACTGCGGCAGGAGGAAGTACCACTGCTGCAGGAGGAAGTACTACTGCTGCAGGAGGAAGCAcaactgctgctggaggtAGTACCACTGCTGCAGGAGGAAGTaccactgctgctggag GAAGTACCACTGCTGCAGGAGGAAGTACAACTGCTGCAGGAGGTAGTACCACTGCTGCAGGAGGAAGTACCACTGCTGCAGGAGGAAGTACCACTGCTGCAGGAGGTAGTACAACAGCTGCTGGTGGTAGCaccactgctgctggaggaagCACTACTCCATCAAACTCAGCATCGTCAACTACGCCATCAACCGGTGCATCATCAACCACGCCTTCCACGGCAGGTACAACGATCGCTGCATCGCCTGCTACCTGCAATATTACGGTGAAGGAAGATTACGGAACTCTGGTCGCGGAATACTGTACGAACTTAAAGGCGATTGCATCGTACATGCAAGGAGCTACCTGTGGTGTAGTGGCTTAA